A window of the Streptomyces albireticuli genome harbors these coding sequences:
- a CDS encoding GNAT family N-acetyltransferase encodes MADTRQTTPDARVEDRTRQGDPDRSAAFDDAAIRQARNSAAFWAATADSRGHEVIRRRGFLAVLGGERAGTRVLLQEPDPAAHELAELTELAGRSTGPVDVEDPFSSTDLSHLGMRNWQMPIMVRPPGPVPAPAMEVIRARRTHELRTAEQIVIEGFELTRFTPYRPGEMFPTTLTEQPGVDVFLAVLDGEAVGAGVTAVHDGVGSHYWVGTSSAHRSRGAGRAVMLGSLAPMADLPVTLTASRLGQPLYESLGFTAVTSSTWWSSQ; translated from the coding sequence GTGGCTGACACTCGGCAGACCACCCCCGACGCTCGTGTCGAGGATCGAACCAGGCAGGGCGATCCGGATCGGTCCGCGGCCTTCGACGACGCGGCGATACGCCAGGCGCGCAACTCCGCCGCGTTCTGGGCCGCGACCGCAGACTCCCGCGGCCACGAGGTGATCCGCCGGCGCGGCTTCCTCGCCGTGCTCGGCGGCGAGCGTGCCGGGACACGTGTCCTGCTTCAGGAACCCGACCCCGCCGCGCACGAGCTCGCCGAGCTGACCGAGCTGGCCGGCCGGTCGACCGGACCGGTGGATGTCGAGGATCCCTTCAGTTCCACCGACCTGAGTCACCTGGGCATGCGCAACTGGCAGATGCCGATCATGGTGCGCCCGCCCGGCCCTGTCCCCGCACCCGCGATGGAGGTGATCCGGGCCCGGCGGACGCACGAGCTGCGGACCGCCGAGCAGATCGTGATCGAGGGCTTCGAGCTGACCAGGTTCACCCCCTACCGTCCCGGCGAGATGTTCCCCACGACACTGACCGAGCAGCCGGGCGTGGACGTCTTTCTCGCCGTCCTCGACGGCGAGGCGGTCGGAGCCGGTGTCACCGCCGTCCACGACGGGGTCGGCAGCCACTACTGGGTCGGCACGTCATCGGCACACCGCTCCCGCGGCGCCGGGCGGGCGGTCATGCTCGGCTCGCTCGCGCCCATGGCGGACCTTCCGGTGACACTCACCGCCTCACGGCTCGGACAGCCGCTGTACGAGTCGCTGGGCTTCACCGCCGTCACCTCGTCGACCTGGTGGTCTTCACAGTGA
- a CDS encoding ricin-type beta-trefoil lectin domain protein: MAAVLLTGGTEASAFAAPAVTKPAPATGLRMGTDGQDMPVRPLPERTAKALRNSGPSPRVAAAAGPVDALQALVDIIGYLIKLFDNHKAKDQGAFVQGMINDSCAMVQGHYNVLMVKEDASYEPRFNGVRWEGRLHYNASGSATYHYWIFESGTFRLKSDGGWRNWGFCGHYNSDASGVTFQQEPGNSVKKLDQQSKCVDVQSSSTNNGTPIQMHDCNATNAQWWYRDGAALKVAGLGNKCLDAGGGGWTDKVQLWDCNGTAPQQWDYVGNGSLRNRKWNYCLDIPNGDTANGTRLQLWQCNDTSSQQFTLP; this comes from the coding sequence ATGGCCGCCGTACTGCTGACCGGCGGGACGGAGGCGTCCGCCTTCGCCGCGCCGGCCGTCACGAAGCCGGCCCCGGCGACGGGCCTACGCATGGGTACCGACGGCCAGGACATGCCCGTGAGGCCGCTCCCCGAACGTACGGCCAAAGCGCTGCGGAACAGCGGGCCGAGCCCGCGCGTGGCAGCCGCGGCAGGGCCTGTCGACGCCCTTCAGGCGCTCGTCGACATCATCGGCTACCTGATCAAGCTCTTCGACAACCACAAGGCCAAGGACCAGGGCGCCTTCGTCCAGGGCATGATCAATGACTCGTGCGCGATGGTCCAGGGCCACTACAACGTACTGATGGTCAAGGAGGACGCCTCCTACGAACCCCGCTTCAACGGGGTGCGCTGGGAGGGCCGGCTGCACTACAACGCGTCCGGCTCCGCCACGTATCACTACTGGATCTTCGAATCCGGCACCTTCCGTCTGAAGAGCGACGGCGGATGGCGCAACTGGGGCTTCTGCGGGCACTACAACAGTGACGCCTCCGGCGTCACCTTCCAGCAGGAGCCCGGGAACAGCGTGAAGAAGCTGGACCAGCAGAGCAAGTGCGTCGACGTGCAGTCCAGCTCCACCAACAACGGCACCCCGATCCAGATGCACGACTGCAACGCCACCAACGCCCAGTGGTGGTACCGGGACGGAGCCGCGCTCAAGGTCGCCGGACTCGGCAACAAGTGCCTGGACGCGGGCGGAGGCGGCTGGACCGACAAGGTACAGCTGTGGGACTGCAACGGGACCGCGCCCCAGCAGTGGGACTACGTCGGCAACGGCTCCCTGCGCAACCGCAAATGGAACTACTGCCTGGACATCCCCAACGGGGACACCGCCAACGGCACCCGGCTCCAGCTGTGGCAGTGCAACGACACTTCCTCCCAGCAGTTCACCCTGCCTTAG
- a CDS encoding serine hydrolase domain-containing protein, with the protein MATRTLRKALVAVATAAMMTTTVLTTTASADTGTSRPGHPAAQRALEAHVRTGIPGVLGQVRDAGGTWNGSAGVADRDTGRKRLPEDRFRIGSITKAFTAVVLLQLESEGRLSLDDSIERHLPGVVHGNGNDGSRITLRQVLNHTSGLSDYLDDAFFERIGTTDWPEHRYDIFKPAGLVATAVAHPPAFEPGTDWKYSNTNYVLAGMVIEKVTGASYESEVERRIVRPLGMRATSLPGTSPQIPGPHGRAYSDLHGGPGARIWDTTELNPSWIWSAGEVISTVGDLNRFYGALLGGELLPRKQQQDLLAAVPVPAKEAGEGVAYGLGLYRTTLPCGGYIWEHGGSVNGSLSVAASSPDGRHTAVFNANGDWGDADLEDVVKAEFCGATQPARH; encoded by the coding sequence ATGGCAACGAGAACGCTGCGGAAGGCGCTGGTCGCCGTGGCGACAGCCGCCATGATGACCACGACAGTGCTGACGACCACGGCCTCCGCGGACACGGGCACCTCTCGCCCCGGGCACCCCGCCGCCCAGAGGGCACTGGAGGCCCATGTCCGGACCGGTATTCCCGGCGTGCTCGGGCAGGTACGGGACGCCGGCGGGACATGGAACGGCTCCGCGGGAGTCGCGGACCGCGACACCGGACGCAAGCGGCTGCCCGAGGACCGTTTCCGCATCGGCAGCATCACCAAGGCGTTCACCGCGGTGGTCCTTCTCCAACTGGAGTCCGAGGGCAGGCTGAGCCTCGACGACAGCATCGAGCGCCACCTGCCCGGCGTGGTCCATGGCAACGGCAACGACGGGAGCCGGATCACACTCCGTCAGGTGCTCAACCACACCAGTGGCCTGTCCGACTACCTCGACGACGCGTTCTTCGAGCGGATAGGCACCACCGACTGGCCCGAGCACCGGTACGACATCTTCAAGCCCGCCGGCCTCGTCGCCACGGCCGTCGCCCACCCGCCGGCCTTCGAGCCCGGCACGGACTGGAAGTACTCCAACACCAACTACGTCCTCGCGGGCATGGTCATCGAGAAGGTGACCGGCGCCTCGTACGAGAGTGAGGTGGAACGGCGCATCGTGCGCCCGCTCGGCATGCGCGCCACCTCTCTGCCGGGCACCTCACCGCAGATACCCGGCCCGCACGGCCGCGCGTACAGCGATCTCCATGGTGGCCCGGGTGCCAGGATCTGGGACACCACCGAGCTCAATCCCTCCTGGATCTGGTCGGCAGGGGAGGTCATCTCCACGGTGGGGGACCTCAACCGCTTCTACGGTGCGCTGCTGGGCGGTGAGCTGCTCCCCAGGAAACAGCAGCAGGATCTCCTGGCCGCGGTACCGGTGCCGGCGAAGGAGGCCGGGGAAGGCGTGGCCTACGGGCTGGGTCTCTACCGGACCACCCTGCCGTGCGGCGGGTACATCTGGGAGCACGGCGGCAGCGTCAACGGCTCCCTCTCCGTGGCCGCGTCCTCGCCCGACGGCCGCCACACCGCGGTGTTCAACGCCAACGGCGACTGGGGGGACGCCGATCTGGAGGACGTGGTCAAGGCCGAGTTCTGCGGCGCGACGCAGCCGGCGCGGCACTGA
- a CDS encoding ricin-type beta-trefoil lectin domain protein translates to MTITAVRPAARFALLACTTLALGFGGALPAQAAPAGPTTATRAAAADDEVNITQGQPGWGLDQRLRDLHQQNRSKSRGDYVGSLINGLGPALNGHYNLLVTVSDARFTHDLTGFKFRALVRKSNGVYYNVWVFDSGTFRLQSDGGWANWGLYGRWDQSDGNLTFHRASGGEIRGKDGKCLDIAHSRAENGTAVQTYDCNNSNAQWWRHEGSALRAGDLGNWCLDAAGAATGAQAQLWACNGTPPQQWAYEQGQLRNAQWGYCLDVPNGNTANGSRLQMYQCNGTDSQRFTIPGD, encoded by the coding sequence ATGACGATCACAGCAGTCCGGCCCGCCGCGCGCTTCGCGCTGCTCGCCTGCACGACACTCGCCCTCGGCTTCGGCGGTGCCCTCCCGGCGCAGGCCGCGCCCGCCGGCCCGACGACCGCGACGCGCGCCGCCGCCGCGGACGACGAGGTGAACATCACCCAGGGGCAGCCCGGCTGGGGGCTCGACCAACGGCTGCGCGACCTCCACCAGCAGAACAGATCCAAGAGCCGGGGCGACTACGTCGGGAGTCTGATCAACGGCCTGGGCCCGGCCCTGAACGGCCACTACAACCTGCTCGTGACGGTCTCCGACGCCCGCTTCACACACGACCTCACCGGGTTCAAGTTCCGGGCACTGGTACGGAAGTCGAACGGCGTCTACTACAACGTCTGGGTATTCGACTCGGGCACCTTCCGGCTCCAGAGCGACGGCGGCTGGGCCAACTGGGGTCTCTACGGCCGCTGGGATCAGTCGGACGGAAACCTCACCTTCCACCGGGCGTCCGGCGGTGAGATCCGGGGCAAGGACGGCAAGTGCCTGGACATCGCCCATTCCCGGGCGGAGAACGGCACGGCCGTCCAGACCTACGACTGCAACAACAGCAACGCCCAGTGGTGGCGCCACGAAGGCTCGGCGCTGCGCGCCGGTGACCTGGGCAACTGGTGCCTGGACGCGGCGGGCGCGGCCACCGGCGCCCAGGCCCAGCTCTGGGCGTGCAACGGCACGCCGCCTCAGCAGTGGGCCTACGAGCAGGGTCAGCTGCGGAACGCCCAGTGGGGATACTGCCTGGACGTGCCCAACGGCAATACGGCCAACGGAAGCCGGCTCCAGATGTACCAGTGCAACGGGACCGACTCCCAGCGGTTCACGATCCCCGGGGACTGA
- a CDS encoding ATP-grasp domain-containing protein — protein sequence MVRVVVLGEFRADRVVAPLSRGGAEVTVLGCADPAPFLGPEVTCAELPSVLDGHELLRLLDACRADVALPNMGCHGQEQFLPVYAHAAPRVRGTGCRMPVHAAAFARLASDKAALHRLAGERGWPVPRGVVCEEAGASQAAAEELGFPVLVKEARSEFGSGRHYAEDGAGLGRAGAEVTYPVLVQEAVVGEEFAVEFLSGPSSTVAWPVASLGRLGSDCDPGRRVRVAPAALPVRARGELAATVADMTEAFGPWGPWQIDFAVTDDGRLKVIEVNGRLSGVSNMSWASTGCDPHEAYARAALGRTPRDPRADRVALELPVPNGAALPPAPHGTELLCFPGSPLNPGPCVRGFHRPVLKVPERLGDAARAWLRALPPGTLLNSAADEAAVQLDRGLRGLRQGNRTPS from the coding sequence ATGGTGCGCGTAGTGGTCCTGGGGGAGTTTCGTGCGGACCGGGTGGTGGCGCCGCTCAGCCGCGGTGGTGCGGAGGTCACCGTGCTGGGGTGCGCCGATCCCGCCCCGTTCCTCGGCCCCGAGGTGACGTGCGCCGAGCTGCCCTCCGTCTTGGACGGGCATGAATTGCTGCGGCTGCTGGACGCCTGCCGGGCCGATGTCGCCTTGCCCAACATGGGGTGCCACGGGCAGGAACAGTTCCTGCCCGTCTACGCGCACGCCGCCCCGCGGGTGCGGGGGACGGGATGTCGTATGCCCGTGCACGCGGCGGCGTTCGCGCGGCTGGCCAGTGACAAGGCGGCGCTGCACCGGCTCGCGGGGGAGCGGGGATGGCCTGTGCCCCGGGGTGTGGTGTGCGAGGAAGCCGGGGCATCGCAGGCGGCCGCGGAGGAGCTCGGCTTCCCTGTCCTGGTCAAGGAGGCACGGAGTGAGTTCGGCTCGGGGCGCCACTACGCGGAGGACGGGGCGGGTCTCGGCCGGGCGGGCGCCGAGGTGACGTATCCGGTGCTGGTCCAGGAGGCCGTCGTGGGGGAGGAGTTCGCGGTCGAGTTCCTGTCCGGTCCGTCCTCCACGGTGGCGTGGCCGGTGGCTTCCCTGGGCCGTCTCGGCAGTGACTGCGACCCGGGCCGACGGGTGAGGGTCGCCCCCGCGGCGCTGCCCGTCCGTGCACGGGGTGAGCTGGCCGCGACGGTCGCCGACATGACGGAGGCCTTCGGGCCCTGGGGGCCCTGGCAGATCGACTTCGCTGTCACGGACGACGGCCGGCTGAAGGTGATCGAAGTGAACGGCCGTCTCAGCGGCGTGTCCAACATGAGCTGGGCGAGTACGGGCTGTGACCCGCACGAGGCGTACGCGCGGGCCGCCCTCGGCCGGACCCCTCGCGACCCCAGGGCCGACCGGGTCGCGCTCGAACTGCCGGTGCCCAACGGGGCGGCGCTGCCGCCCGCGCCGCACGGCACCGAACTGCTGTGTTTCCCGGGCAGCCCGCTCAACCCCGGGCCGTGCGTCCGTGGGTTCCACCGGCCGGTGCTCAAGGTCCCCGAACGCCTCGGAGACGCGGCGCGCGCCTGGCTGCGGGCCCTGCCTCCCGGCACACTGCTGAACAGCGCCGCCGACGAGGCGGCCGTTCAGCTGGACCGGGGCCTGCGAGGTCTCCGGCAGGGCAACCGGACGCCGTCGTGA
- a CDS encoding thioredoxin family protein: MPRRVHQPLEDEEVNFVFRMSEGPVLAYFSGTWPKAIEACRAMDLVVGRIAEEYANLLTAVKIDITRCPEATKRYGVTGAPSVVLLKDGAVAARGAGAMTHTEVRDFLRAHI, from the coding sequence ATGCCACGGCGCGTTCATCAGCCACTGGAGGACGAGGAGGTCAACTTTGTCTTCAGGATGAGCGAAGGCCCGGTCCTCGCCTACTTCTCCGGGACGTGGCCGAAGGCGATCGAGGCATGCCGGGCGATGGACCTTGTCGTGGGTCGGATCGCCGAGGAGTACGCGAATCTCCTGACAGCCGTCAAGATCGACATCACCCGGTGCCCGGAGGCGACCAAGCGGTACGGCGTCACCGGGGCACCGTCCGTCGTCCTGCTCAAGGACGGTGCGGTGGCGGCACGCGGCGCGGGGGCGATGACCCACACCGAGGTCCGGGATTTCCTCCGCGCTCACATCTGA
- a CDS encoding FAD-dependent monooxygenase, with protein sequence MDTGVLVVGAGPTGLLLACELALASVRTLVIDKRPKPHRESRALNLHPRSIELMDMRGLAGRFLAAGRTVPGWQFAVSLKRPLDFTALDTRHPYALLLAQARTEALLAERARELGVEIRRGHEAVALRQYAGGVETEVSGPGGPVVIRSAYVVGCDGGRSFVRQAAGIGFPGTRETMTAVVGDFAVADHAHNERARRNGVLVSRLEAGLTRYVVMDPRRIRVPSTEPVTPEEFRSSLVRVCGSDCGIGDPRWLSRFGNTTRLAARYRSGRVLLAGDAAHIHFPVGAQGLNTGLQDAMNLGWKLAATVRGWAPPGLLDTYHAERHPVGHAVTTGTRAQTLLVELPLTEQYADPARHLCELLDTLLDIEDVNRHLAGRISALDTVYPPTAPDADPLSGRRMPDIGLTTAAGPTRVHELLRDGRFVLLGLGGGQPPHTAATPASSARARGVDAQGHGDHPDLTDVSEILIRPDGHIAWATRATDPRDLHADRAGALTAWTGAC encoded by the coding sequence ATGGACACCGGCGTCCTCGTCGTGGGCGCCGGCCCGACGGGGCTGCTGCTGGCGTGCGAACTGGCCCTCGCGAGCGTACGGACCCTGGTGATCGACAAGCGCCCGAAGCCGCACCGGGAGTCACGGGCGCTCAACCTCCACCCCCGCAGCATCGAGCTGATGGACATGCGCGGGCTGGCCGGCCGTTTCCTGGCCGCGGGCCGTACGGTGCCGGGCTGGCAGTTCGCCGTCAGTCTCAAGAGGCCGCTCGACTTCACCGCGCTCGACACCCGGCACCCCTACGCCCTGCTTCTCGCGCAGGCCCGGACCGAGGCACTGCTGGCCGAAAGGGCCCGGGAGCTGGGCGTGGAGATCCGTCGCGGACACGAGGCCGTCGCCCTCCGGCAGTACGCCGGGGGAGTCGAGACCGAGGTGTCCGGCCCGGGCGGACCCGTCGTGATCCGTTCCGCGTACGTGGTCGGCTGCGACGGCGGGCGCAGCTTCGTCCGGCAGGCGGCCGGAATCGGCTTCCCGGGGACGCGGGAGACGATGACCGCGGTGGTCGGGGACTTCGCCGTCGCCGACCACGCGCACAATGAGCGGGCCCGGCGGAACGGCGTGCTCGTCTCCCGCCTGGAGGCCGGGCTGACCCGGTACGTGGTCATGGACCCGCGCCGGATCCGGGTGCCCTCCACCGAGCCGGTGACGCCGGAGGAGTTCCGCTCCTCACTGGTGCGCGTGTGCGGAAGCGACTGCGGCATCGGCGACCCGCGGTGGTTGTCGCGCTTCGGCAACACCACCCGCCTCGCCGCCCGGTACCGGAGCGGCCGTGTCCTGCTGGCCGGCGACGCCGCGCACATCCATTTCCCGGTCGGCGCCCAGGGGCTGAACACCGGACTCCAGGACGCCATGAACCTCGGCTGGAAACTCGCCGCCACGGTTCGCGGCTGGGCACCACCCGGCCTGCTGGACACCTACCACGCCGAGCGTCACCCGGTCGGACACGCCGTCACCACCGGCACCCGCGCCCAGACCCTGTTGGTCGAACTTCCCCTCACCGAGCAGTACGCGGACCCCGCGAGGCACCTGTGCGAGCTCCTCGACACGCTCCTGGACATCGAGGACGTCAACCGGCACCTGGCCGGCCGCATCTCGGCCCTCGACACCGTCTATCCCCCCACCGCCCCGGACGCCGATCCGCTCAGCGGCCGGCGCATGCCCGACATCGGCCTCACCACGGCGGCGGGCCCGACCCGGGTCCACGAGTTGCTGCGCGACGGCAGATTCGTGCTGCTCGGCCTGGGCGGCGGGCAGCCCCCGCACACCGCCGCCACCCCGGCCTCGTCCGCCCGTGCCCGCGGCGTCGACGCGCAGGGGCACGGCGACCACCCGGACCTGACGGACGTGAGCGAGATCCTCATCCGGCCCGACGGGCACATCGCCTGGGCCACCCGCGCGACCGATCCCCGCGATCTCCACGCCGACAGGGCCGGCGCACTCACCGCCTGGACCGGCGCCTGCTGA
- a CDS encoding aldo/keto reductase, whose product MGLGCMGMSEFYGAADEAESIATIRKALDLGVTFLDTADMYGPYTNEKLVGRAVAGRRETAFLATKFGVVRGPGPKDRRVDSTPEYAGRACEASLRRLGVDHLDLFYLHRRDPDVPIEETVGGMTELVAEGKVRYLGLSEVSSRTLRRACAAGPIAALQSEYSLFTRGLEEDILPAARKLGVALVPYAPLGRGLLTGAVTSVHTLAADDIRRDQPRFQGANLATNLALAERVRTLAASVGCTPAQLALAWVLAQGDTVIPIPGVRRGGHLEENVLALDLRLSAEEVRAITEAVPEAAGARAPDLSRLEK is encoded by the coding sequence ATGGGCCTGGGCTGCATGGGCATGTCGGAGTTCTACGGGGCCGCCGACGAGGCCGAGTCGATCGCCACCATCCGTAAGGCCCTGGACCTCGGCGTCACCTTCCTCGACACGGCCGACATGTACGGCCCGTACACCAACGAAAAGCTCGTCGGCCGGGCCGTAGCCGGCCGCCGCGAGACCGCCTTCCTCGCCACCAAGTTCGGCGTCGTACGCGGCCCAGGCCCCAAGGACCGGCGGGTCGACTCGACGCCGGAATACGCCGGACGGGCCTGCGAAGCATCGCTGCGCCGCCTGGGCGTGGACCACCTGGACCTGTTCTACCTGCACCGGCGCGATCCGGACGTGCCGATCGAAGAGACCGTCGGCGGCATGACGGAACTCGTGGCCGAGGGCAAGGTCCGGTATCTCGGTCTGTCGGAGGTGAGTTCCCGGACCTTGCGCAGGGCGTGTGCGGCGGGGCCCATCGCCGCCTTGCAGAGTGAGTACTCACTGTTCACCCGTGGCCTGGAAGAGGACATCCTGCCCGCTGCCAGGAAGTTGGGGGTCGCTCTCGTTCCGTACGCGCCACTCGGCCGTGGACTCCTCACCGGCGCTGTCACGTCCGTGCACACCCTGGCAGCCGACGACATCCGACGCGACCAGCCCCGCTTCCAGGGAGCGAACCTCGCGACCAACCTCGCTCTGGCCGAACGGGTACGGACGCTCGCCGCGAGTGTCGGCTGCACACCGGCTCAGCTGGCCCTCGCCTGGGTGCTGGCTCAGGGGGACACCGTCATCCCCATTCCGGGCGTGCGCCGAGGCGGACACCTGGAGGAGAACGTCCTGGCTCTCGACCTACGGCTGTCCGCCGAAGAGGTGCGGGCTATCACCGAGGCGGTCCCGGAAGCGGCGGGCGCCCGTGCCCCCGACCTGTCCCGGCTGGAGAAGTGA
- a CDS encoding TauD/TfdA family dioxygenase, whose protein sequence is MFRDAANGWTQRTFTSPADFRLPYQRDHAALARRIREALLDGPGFTVVTGTPVASLGTADAQRFSEAMLRHLGEPLPQGHGTDTALAWLVRDEGVSAHTDDRRFHENAYTSKSRGYLHPHNDQAVRPFGQDPDWIALLTHRRAAQGGASVLVDGWTVHHVLREEFPGELSLLSTPFAFDRRHVTPPGKPSVVRAPVFDVRADGRVHVRCNAKRLETAAELTGKPLSPARRTAVDALKQVVARPELGLTILLEEGDCLITDDRRILHGRTAYEDHSDVTRRRCLIRVMLRRHGLVNKEFRAGEKRR, encoded by the coding sequence ATGTTCCGAGACGCCGCGAACGGCTGGACGCAGCGGACCTTCACCTCCCCCGCGGACTTCCGGCTGCCGTACCAACGTGATCACGCGGCACTGGCCCGTCGGATACGTGAGGCGCTTCTCGACGGTCCCGGCTTCACCGTGGTGACCGGTACCCCCGTCGCATCCCTGGGTACCGCCGACGCGCAACGCTTCAGCGAGGCGATGCTCCGCCACCTCGGCGAGCCGCTACCGCAGGGCCATGGCACGGACACCGCCCTTGCCTGGCTGGTACGGGACGAAGGGGTCTCGGCGCACACGGACGACCGCCGGTTCCACGAGAACGCCTACACCTCCAAGTCGCGCGGCTACCTCCACCCGCACAACGACCAGGCGGTCAGGCCCTTCGGCCAGGACCCGGACTGGATCGCCCTTCTCACCCACCGCAGAGCCGCGCAGGGCGGCGCCTCCGTCCTGGTCGACGGCTGGACGGTGCATCACGTTCTGCGGGAGGAGTTCCCCGGCGAGCTCTCCCTGCTGAGCACCCCCTTCGCGTTCGACCGGCGCCATGTCACGCCGCCGGGGAAACCCTCGGTCGTCCGGGCACCGGTCTTCGACGTACGCGCCGACGGCCGCGTCCATGTCCGGTGCAACGCCAAACGGCTCGAAACCGCCGCCGAGCTGACCGGCAAACCCCTGTCACCCGCGAGACGCACGGCTGTCGACGCCCTCAAACAGGTCGTCGCCCGCCCGGAGCTGGGCCTCACGATCCTGCTGGAGGAGGGCGACTGCCTGATCACCGACGACCGCAGGATCCTGCACGGCCGTACCGCATACGAGGACCACAGTGACGTCACCCGACGACGCTGCCTGATTCGCGTCATGCTCCGTCGGCACGGCCTGGTCAACAAGGAATTCCGTGCCGGGGAGAAGAGAAGATGA
- a CDS encoding RICIN domain-containing protein, with protein MTLSRTRRALVLAGLLAALASVAPSSGAVGRAAEPTKRAAVGPFQVRNQGTGRCMGMPAGDDRMRVWNCTSEPYQLWDLIADGRGAYHMVTRRDGRCLAGYAQGPSGWATWLSDCDRSFTNVDQLWYVDPAHSADPARIANLFGRVLEPDRGWGGANESPVVTNDNQGLPHQKWPLIYGP; from the coding sequence TTGACGTTATCGCGTACGCGGCGGGCGCTGGTTCTTGCCGGGCTGCTCGCGGCGCTGGCCTCCGTCGCACCGAGTTCAGGCGCCGTGGGCCGGGCCGCCGAACCCACGAAACGCGCCGCGGTCGGTCCGTTCCAGGTACGGAACCAGGGCACGGGCCGCTGCATGGGCATGCCGGCGGGCGACGACCGGATGCGGGTGTGGAACTGCACCAGCGAGCCGTACCAGCTCTGGGACCTGATCGCCGACGGCCGTGGCGCCTACCACATGGTCACTCGCAGGGACGGCCGTTGCCTGGCCGGCTATGCCCAAGGGCCCAGTGGCTGGGCGACGTGGCTGAGCGACTGCGACAGATCGTTCACCAACGTGGATCAGCTCTGGTACGTGGACCCCGCCCACAGCGCCGACCCCGCCCGGATCGCCAACCTCTTCGGCCGCGTCCTCGAACCCGACCGCGGATGGGGTGGGGCCAACGAATCCCCGGTGGTGACCAATGACAACCAGGGACTGCCCCATCAGAAATGGCCCCTGATCTACGGGCCGTGA
- a CDS encoding protein-glutamine gamma-glutamyltransferase: MYKRPRFLTFAAAGAVICTAGFTPSVSQAAGGGDVVTKGSYAETHGLTADDIKNINALNERAMAVGQPDKPPTETPPSAGPPSRTPDSDDDRETPPAEPLDRMPDAYRAYGGRATTVVNNYIRKWQQVYSHRDGKKQQMTEEQREMLSYGCVGVTWVNSGLYPTNRLAFASFDENKYKNDLTNTSPRPGETRAEFEGRIAKGSFDERKGFKRARDVASVMNKALENAHDEGTYISNLKADLTNKNDALLHEDSRSNFYSALRNTPSFRERDGGNYDPSKMKAVIYSKHFWSGQDQRGSSDKRKYGDAEAFRPDQGTGLVDMSRDRNIPRSPTSPGEGWVNFDYGWFGAQTEADADKTTWTHGDHYHAPNSDLGPMHVHESKFRNWSAGYADFDRGAYVITFIPKSWNTAPGKVEQGWP; encoded by the coding sequence ATGTACAAACGTCCGAGATTTCTCACCTTCGCCGCCGCGGGTGCGGTCATATGCACCGCTGGATTCACACCGTCGGTCAGCCAGGCCGCCGGCGGCGGCGACGTGGTGACTAAGGGGTCCTACGCCGAAACCCACGGCCTGACCGCGGATGACATCAAGAACATCAACGCGCTGAACGAAAGGGCCATGGCTGTCGGTCAGCCCGACAAGCCTCCGACGGAAACACCTCCGAGCGCCGGCCCGCCCTCCCGGACCCCTGACTCGGACGACGACAGGGAAACCCCTCCCGCCGAGCCGCTCGACAGGATGCCTGACGCGTACCGGGCCTACGGAGGCAGGGCCACCACGGTCGTCAACAACTACATACGCAAGTGGCAGCAGGTCTACAGTCACCGCGACGGCAAGAAACAGCAAATGACCGAAGAGCAGCGGGAAATGCTGTCCTACGGCTGCGTCGGCGTCACCTGGGTGAATTCGGGACTCTACCCGACGAACAGATTGGCGTTCGCGTCCTTCGACGAGAACAAGTACAAGAACGATCTGACGAACACCAGCCCCCGGCCCGGTGAAACGCGGGCGGAGTTCGAGGGTCGCATCGCCAAGGGCAGCTTCGACGAGAGGAAGGGCTTCAAGCGGGCGCGTGATGTGGCGTCCGTCATGAACAAGGCCCTGGAGAACGCCCACGACGAGGGAACCTACATCAGCAACCTCAAGGCAGACCTCACGAACAAGAATGACGCCCTGCTTCACGAGGACAGCCGCTCGAACTTCTACTCGGCGCTGAGGAACACACCGTCCTTCAGGGAAAGGGACGGAGGCAACTACGACCCGTCCAAGATGAAGGCGGTGATCTACTCGAAGCACTTCTGGAGCGGACAGGACCAGCGGGGCTCCTCCGACAAGAGAAAGTACGGCGACGCGGAAGCCTTCCGCCCCGACCAGGGTACCGGCCTGGTCGACATGTCCAGGGACAGAAACATTCCGCGCAGTCCGACCAGTCCTGGCGAAGGCTGGGTCAACTTCGACTACGGCTGGTTCGGGGCTCAGACAGAAGCCGATGCCGACAAGACCACCTGGACCCATGGCGACCACTATCACGCACCCAATAGCGACCTGGGTCCCATGCACGTACACGAGAGCAAGTTCCGGAACTGGTCCGCCGGGTACGCTGACTTCGACCGTGGGGCCTACGTGATCACGTTCATACCCAAGAGCTGGAACACCGCCCCCGGCAAGGTGGAGCAAGGCTGGCCGTAA